A genome region from Microcella alkaliphila includes the following:
- a CDS encoding SufS family cysteine desulfurase: MTLSPAPYAGGVTEAAPFSSAELEHIRAQFPILRRDLYGHPLVYLDSAATAQKPTRVIEAEATFYREANAAVHRGAHTLAGEATELYEDARGTVARFLAVNDDEVIFTSNATEGLNLIAYAIGNASLGRGGAAAAPYALRDGDEIVVTELEHHANLIPWQELAARTGATLRFIPVDDNGAIDVDAATGVIGARTRILAVSHVSNVTGAHSPLDRLVPLARAVGALVVLDACQSAPHLPLRPRELDVDAAVFSGHKLYGPTGIGVLYGRAELLNALPPFLTGGSMITTVTMEGAEYLPAPQRFEPGTPRIAQAIGLAEAIRFVDELGFDRIAVTEHELGARLLDGLAEVPGIRVLGADIDAPRVALASVVVDGVHAHDAGQVLDNVGIAARVGHHCAQPLHRRLGATASLRVSAGVHTTADEIDQAVAAIAGVRDFFGLTGENA, translated from the coding sequence GACTCGGCGGCGACCGCGCAGAAGCCGACTCGGGTCATTGAGGCGGAAGCCACCTTCTATCGTGAGGCGAACGCCGCCGTGCACCGTGGCGCCCACACGCTTGCCGGCGAGGCGACCGAGCTCTACGAGGATGCTCGGGGCACTGTCGCACGCTTTTTGGCCGTCAACGACGACGAGGTCATCTTCACGTCGAACGCTACCGAGGGCCTGAACCTGATCGCGTACGCGATCGGGAACGCGAGCCTCGGTCGCGGGGGAGCGGCGGCCGCTCCGTACGCGCTGCGCGACGGCGATGAGATCGTCGTCACCGAGCTCGAGCACCACGCGAACCTCATCCCGTGGCAAGAGCTCGCCGCCCGCACGGGCGCGACCCTCCGATTCATCCCGGTGGACGACAACGGGGCGATCGACGTCGACGCCGCAACGGGCGTGATCGGGGCGCGCACGCGCATCCTCGCCGTCAGCCACGTGTCGAACGTGACCGGAGCGCACTCACCGCTCGACCGGCTCGTGCCGTTGGCGCGCGCCGTCGGGGCGCTGGTCGTGCTCGACGCCTGCCAGTCGGCGCCGCACCTGCCGCTTCGGCCACGCGAGCTCGACGTCGACGCCGCGGTGTTCAGCGGTCACAAGCTCTACGGCCCGACCGGCATCGGCGTGCTCTACGGTCGCGCTGAGCTGCTCAACGCGCTGCCGCCCTTCCTCACGGGCGGGTCGATGATCACGACCGTTACGATGGAGGGCGCCGAATACCTGCCGGCACCCCAGCGCTTCGAGCCCGGCACGCCGCGCATCGCGCAGGCGATCGGGCTGGCCGAGGCGATCCGCTTTGTCGACGAGTTGGGTTTCGACCGCATCGCTGTGACCGAGCACGAGTTGGGCGCACGGTTGCTCGACGGGCTCGCTGAGGTGCCGGGTATCCGCGTGCTCGGCGCCGATATCGACGCGCCCCGGGTTGCGCTCGCGAGTGTCGTCGTCGACGGCGTGCACGCACACGACGCCGGCCAGGTGCTCGACAACGTCGGCATCGCCGCGCGCGTCGGCCACCACTGCGCGCAGCCCCTGCACCGCCGCCTCGGAGCGACGGCGAGCCTGCGCGTCAGTGCCGGCGTGCACACCACGGCCGACGAGATCGACCAGGCGGTCGCCGCCATCGCGGGCGTTCGCGACTTCTTCGGATTGACGGGAGAGAACGCATGA